CTGTGAACGAGAGCTTACGGAATGGCGGTATGGATTTGAAGGTGAAAGGTTTAAAGGTATGAATGGCGGCCCCTATGTTCGCTGGGATCATATTAAAAGTATTCTTGCTGCGGCCCCCAACACTTTAAACCGTTAATAAAATTGCCAATGATAAGGGCTAACATGTTTTAGCCCTTACTTCTATCAATATCAGCCACCATTTTTAAGTGCTTCAAAACCAAGTCCCGATATTCTGGACTGAGCTTGGAAAAGGTCTCCACATAACTTTCACACTCCTTCCGCCTCTTCCGTTCCTCGCGCTGCTTCGGTTTTTCTATCTGAAATACCGAATCTATAGCTACTCCCAGTTCCTTACACCAAACCGGTAGCAGCTCCACCGGGATTGTCTGCTGGCCCGTTTCCATTTTCGACAAAGTATATGCAGGGATTTTTATTCGCTTTGCCATATCAAGAGCGGTGATTTCAGCATCGAGACGGTATATCCGCAATTGGTTTGCAATGGAGATCTTCCGGCGTTGTAGGTCGGATTGCTTGCTTTTGGTCAACTTCTGTACACCATATTTAAACCGCAAATTGGTTACAGAGTGTGCAAATTATAGGGAAAATTGCGATATTCGCAATTTGTTTCCATATAGTGTTGCGGTATTCGCAACAAATAAATTTGAGTTTGCTCGCTAATAATTTTGGTGGTACAAAGTTCTCGAAAATTACTTAAACA
This DNA window, taken from Microbulbifer sp. VAAF005, encodes the following:
- a CDS encoding helix-turn-helix transcriptional regulator; protein product: MTKSKQSDLQRRKISIANQLRIYRLDAEITALDMAKRIKIPAYTLSKMETGQQTIPVELLPVWCKELGVAIDSVFQIEKPKQREERKRRKECESYVETFSKLSPEYRDLVLKHLKMVADIDRSKG